TTAATGTACTTAAACTTTTCACCCTGCACGGCTTTGGCGGAAACACCGTCGATCGATGCGAGCGGATTATCAGATGGAAATTTAGCGCGTACACTGTCCACTGCATTCATTAATGCATTTGAAGAAGTACCGTCGAAAGCCACGTAAAATTTCAGCGGCCCACCCGGTTCACTTGCGTCTTTGGGAAAATCTCCCAGTTCCGGCCTGTCCATATCCTGGCACGACAGCGCCAACAGCGCGATGGTACAGATACCGAACATATTAAGAATTTTATTTTTCATTGGTTTAATTTAATAATTAGGATTCTGAATGAGTACACCCTGCGCTTTATCTATGGCTTCCTGCGGTATAGGGAAGTACATATTTCTGGAGGCATATCCGAATGGCGCTAAAACCGTATTGGCATCTCCCCAGCGAACAAGATCATAGAATCTTTCAGATTCCATAGCAAATTCTATGCGTCTCTCATGTTTAATAGCGTCGCGCATTGTGCCCTGATTTAATGCCGCTGTGGCACCGAGTCCGGCACGTGTGCGTACCATGTTTACGTACGTTGCTGCGGAAGCCACCTGGCCAAGTTCGTTAGCAGCTTCGGCAGCCATTAAAAGCAAATCAGCATATCGGAAGAACTTTATGTTTTCCCAATGGTTTTTATTTTCTGCATATTGCGCTCTTTCCGATGGTAAAGTGTACGCTTTCCCGTTCCAGTACTGTTGCGCCAAAGGAGGTGATGTCGGAAGCACAAGGCCGACCGTTCCATAAATATCCGGCCCACCCGAAACGAGAATCGTCGTTTTCTTTCTTACATCATTAGGTTCGTAGGCAGCAACAAGCCCTGCGGAAGGCACATTGAAGCCCCATCCTAAATCCCAAACTCCGGATCCGCGCACACCCTGACTTTCGTAATAGTTATTGGTGTATTTGGTAGGATAATTATAGGTTTTCTGAACCTCAAATATAGATTCCACTGAATTGTTTCCGGCCTTAGTGAACTCAGCATCATAGGACGGATTGAGCGAGTACATACCCGAATTGATGACTTCCATCGAATGTTCTAGCGCTTTTGGCCAGTTTTTCTGGATAAGATACAGTTTTGCAAGGATAGTGTTTGCTACTCCTTTGGTCACACGTCCACGGTACGCACTTGGCCACTCAACGGGCAGCACTTCGCGGGCAGCCATCAGATCACTTACGATCTGCGCATCAACTTCGGCAATAGTGTTTTTAGGTGCAATCTCATCCTGAGGAACGTCAATCGTTTTCAGATTTACCGGTACTTCGCCAAAATCTCTGCGAAGCTGGAAATAACAGAAAGCGCGGATGGTTCTGGCTTCCGCAATATTAATCAGTGTTCCGGCACCGGTTTCGCCCGATTCCGTGGCTGTATTAATAAGCTCATTCGCCTCATAAATAATCTTATAATGTCCGTTCCACGCGTTCTTGATATGGCCGTTGGTGGCCACGTATGCAAAATTATTGAAGACGTTGCCGTCTGTTGCCGCATCAGCCGCATCGCTGCCTTTTTCGTTGTCATCGGCGCGTATACTGTGGGTCCACAAATATGAAAAGTCGCTCACGCCGCTTTCCGTCCGTAGGCTTGAATACAATCCGAATGCGCTGGCTTCAAACCCTCCCAGTGGCACCTCATCTCCAACCGGTCTCCCCTCAGGTTTAAGGTCGAGCCAATCGTCGTTGCAGCTTTGGACAGAGAAGGCGCCGGCAGCCAAAATTCCTGAAAGCAGGAAAATATTTATTGCTTTTATTTTCATTTTTTTAAATTTAAAAAGTTGCGTTAATACCTAAACTAGTTATTCTTGGATTCGGATATCCACTGTTATTAACTCCAAACTGCGTTGCTGAGCCGCCGAATTCAGGGGTAAAACCGTTCACGTGATCCCAGGTTTTGAGGTTCTGAATATTAAAATAGAGCTTGAGTGAGTGCATATTAAACGCCGAAATAAGATCTCTGTTAAAATTATATCCAAGCTGCACATTTCTTATCCTGAAAAAACTTCCGTCTTCAATCATATACGATGAATTTTCGCGGTTGTAGCCGGAGGCTGAGTTGATGCGCGGTTCCCAGTTGGATGTTCCGGCGCCGGTCCAACGGTCAATTCTTTCTGCACGGTAATTAAACGGCGCAAAAGAACTTCCGTTACCCCAGTCTCTGTAAACCTCGTTTCCATAAACGCCGTAGAAATCTGCATTAAGGTAGAATCCTTTATAATCTCCACCAACAGAAAAACCGTAGGTGAAATCTGGCGTTGGGTCGCCGATAAGGGTCCGGTCGTCAGCACTGATTTTTCCGTCTCCGTTAACATCTTTAAATTTAAAATCTCCGGGAGCTACATCGCCGATTGTAGATGCAGGACTGGATAATATGTCGGCATACGACTGAAACAGCCCTTCTACAACATAGCCATAAAATGCACCAACGGGCAAACCTTCCTGATAAATTGACGGACCGGAATACACCGTATACCCCGGGCTTAGCGTACTCAGTACTTTTGTTTTAGTCGTCGTTAAATTACCGTTCACGTAATAGGTGAGATCTTCAGAAATATTATCTTTCCACCCCATAGAAACCTCTAAACCTTTGGCCTCAATAGATCCTGCATTCTGAAAGAAATTAGGATTGCCGGGCACGTAATTTAGGAGATCCTGAGTCTTTTTGTTATAATAAGTCGCATCAAGCGATAATCGGCGGTCCAGTATCAAAGATTCAAATCCGAATTCATACGATTTTAAATGTTCCCATCCCAGATCTGCCGACTCTTCAAAAGCTTTCACGTACGCCGGGTATAGATTATCATTAAATACGCCCGTGCCGCCTTCCACAAAAACGGGATAGCCAAAATAATTATAGGGCGTGTACTGGTTGCCCAGATCTCCATAAGAACCTTTAAGTTTAAGGTAATTTATGAATGAAGAATCCTTCATGAAGTTCTCACGGGTAATTTCCCATCCTGCTCCCACTGCCCAAAACCAGTCGAAACGGTTGCCTGGGGCCAAAGCAGAGGATCCGTCGTTTCGGATGGAGGCGTTCAGCAAATACTTATTCGAAAAGTTATAGAGCATACGGCCGAAATAGGACACATTACGCGTTTTGTACTGCGAACTGTTTACATTTTTTGTTGTACTGTCCACGAATTCACTGTTCAGATACCAGAATCTCGGATTATTGGGTATTTGGCCAAAAGGATTGGACAGGCTGCTTCGCGCGCTTGCACTCATTTGGGTATACTCTCTGCTGGTGGTTTCGAAACCGGCCATCAATGTAAGATCATGTTCGCCGAAATCGTTCTGAT
This window of the Flavobacteriaceae bacterium 3519-10 genome carries:
- a CDS encoding putative outer membrane protein probably involved in nutrient binding, with translation MKHSILKLPCVIAVFYFGMSVEAQQTPQDTLSKEQAIEEVVVIGYGTAKKRDLTGSIVRVAGEEVNDKPASNPVNSLQGKVAGLSVVNSGQPGSQADVRIRGTVTINQTQPVYIVDGVFANNIDFLNPADIESMEILKDASSLAIFGNRGANGAIIVTTKRAKSGRTSISFNSSVGVKSFDNRPDLANAELFKTLYNEDRAGQGIAPYDFSLFNADTNWIDVIKKNGGIINQHSVTMSNGSDKNRVSFSFGYHNEEGSIMYEDYSRMTIKFNDDLKVTDHFRVGMGLTGAYAKLPQLRSFASALNATPVVAPVNLTPGDYYGLFNSLPQQIGAAQIGNPLAVVEGQRNTQLNRDFQFNPNAYLEFDFLENFTFRSNYFVTYRNGTGRGYSPIFDVYIAETNTSAPYSGQLLTSINQFENRDITFQQNQLLTYQNDFGEHDLTLMAGFETTSREYTQMSASARSSLSNPFGQIPNNPRFWYLNSEFVDSTTKNVNSSQYKTRNVSYFGRMLYNFSNKYLLNASIRNDGSSALAPGNRFDWFWAVGAGWEITRENFMKDSSFINYLKLKGSYGDLGNQYTPYNYFGYPVFVEGGTGVFNDNLYPAYVKAFEESADLGWEHLKSYEFGFESLILDRRLSLDATYYNKKTQDLLNYVPGNPNFFQNAGSIEAKGLEVSMGWKDNISEDLTYYVNGNLTTTKTKVLSTLSPGYTVYSGPSIYQEGLPVGAFYGYVVEGLFQSYADILSSPASTIGDVAPGDFKFKDVNGDGKISADDRTLIGDPTPDFTYGFSVGGDYKGFYLNADFYGVYGNEVYRDWGNGSSFAPFNYRAERIDRWTGAGTSNWEPRINSASGYNRENSSYMIEDGSFFRIRNVQLGYNFNRDLISAFNMHSLKLYFNIQNLKTWDHVNGFTPEFGGSATQFGVNNSGYPNPRITSLGINATF
- a CDS encoding putative outer membrane protein probably involved in nutrient binding; this encodes MKIKAINIFLLSGILAAGAFSVQSCNDDWLDLKPEGRPVGDEVPLGGFEASAFGLYSSLRTESGVSDFSYLWTHSIRADDNEKGSDAADAATDGNVFNNFAYVATNGHIKNAWNGHYKIIYEANELINTATESGETGAGTLINIAEARTIRAFCYFQLRRDFGEVPVNLKTIDVPQDEIAPKNTIAEVDAQIVSDLMAAREVLPVEWPSAYRGRVTKGVANTILAKLYLIQKNWPKALEHSMEVINSGMYSLNPSYDAEFTKAGNNSVESIFEVQKTYNYPTKYTNNYYESQGVRGSGVWDLGWGFNVPSAGLVAAYEPNDVRKKTTILVSGGPDIYGTVGLVLPTSPPLAQQYWNGKAYTLPSERAQYAENKNHWENIKFFRYADLLLMAAEAANELGQVASAATYVNMVRTRAGLGATAALNQGTMRDAIKHERRIEFAMESERFYDLVRWGDANTVLAPFGYASRNMYFPIPQEAIDKAQGVLIQNPNY